The nucleotide window AAAAATAAACTTAGTGTAAACATTATACTTACTATTTTTCATAATCTCCTTTTTTTTGACCTTAAATCTTTTAACTTACTGTTTTCTTGTCATTCCGAGGCACGAGGAATCGCATAAAGTGATTCAGCAAGTGTGATTCCTCGTGCCTCGGAATGACAAAATCGGGTTGTTTACAATCTCTTTTGCACTTATACTACAAAAATATTACGGTTTTGTTCCCCAACTTTTATTGGGTTCCCTTCCCATTTCCAACTCTAATTTTCCACCTTTTAGAATATCTGATTGCAAAATCCTGAAATCAGATATTGATTGTCCGTTCCATTTTGCCCATTGAATGTATTTATTTTCTTTGGAAGCATTTTTGGCTTCAATAATTAATTTATCTCCGCGGTTGTATTTCCCTCCAAAATAAACAGTTGTGTTTTCGAATCTTGGGCTTCCTATTTCATAAATTGGTGTTGCAGAACAACCACCATCCATTTGAAACAGTCCAATGGCACTCATTACATACCAACTGCTCATTTGCCCTAAATCTTCGTCTCCGGGATAGGCATCATAAGGAGTTGTTCCATAATATTGCTCCTGAATGGCACGTGCCCATTTTTGAGTTAGCCAAGGTTGACCTGCCCAATTAAATAAATACGAAACTTCCATAGCAGGTTCATTTCCATGATTGATTGGGAAGGCCGAGAAGTTGTCACCGGAAGCATTAAAATTAGCCAATGCCGATTTTTCCATTGCCTCATTCAATCGGGAAACAAAACGATCTTTCCCCATTTCGTTTACCAATTCTGTTGGATTATGCGGAACAAACCAAGTGTAATTAAACGAATTTCCTTCGACAAAGCCCGGAGTATGATAGGGGTCAAATGGCGTTAACCAATTTCCATCTTTGTCTTTTGGCCTTGCAAACCCCGTTGCTGCGTCAAATATATTTTTCCAATTTTCGGAGCGTTTCAAAAAATAATCACAGTCCTCTTTTTTGTTCAATGCCAATGCCATTTGCGACAAGCAATAATCATCATACGCATATTCCATTGTATTGGATGCCGAACCTATCTTCAAAGGGACATACCCATACTTCATATAGGCTTCGATATCTTCGACGCCAACTGTTCCGCCTCCTTCGTATTTTTGCGGTTTGGTGGTAAGCATTTTTTTAAATCCTTCAAAAGCAATATTTAAATCAAAATCACGAATACCGCTTTGCCAAGCACCCATCACCTGCGAAACGCCATGAGTTGCCACCATCACTCCTGTGTGTTCTACACCTGCTGGATCGGTATTCATCCAACCACTGTTTTTATACAATTCGATTGCGGAGCGCGCCCATTTTGAAGAAATTTCGGGAGTAACCAAATTAAACAACTGTTGATTGTTCCAAAAGGTATTCCAATATTCGCCACTCACTATACAATCATCTGGGTTTTTGAGCTGACAAATTTTTTCATTTTCATCTACAAATCGCCCATCAATATCAGACCAAATTGCTTTTGCAGACAAGGCTCTGTACATATTGGTATAGAATTTTACTTTTTGCAAATAATCGTCCGTTTCAATCTGAACACGTCCCAAATAATCATTCCAAATTGTTCTTGCATTTTGAACTACTTTTTCAAAATCCCAACCAAAAGGTTCAGTAATTTCTTTTTGAAGATTGTTTTTGGCGCCAGCCAAATCAACCAAAGAAACTCCAGTACGCACTTCAATTGTCTCTCCTTTTTTTGTTTTGAAATTCAGAAAAACACCCAAATCTCCTTTCCCTTCCACCGAAGCGGTATTCATTTGAATTTTGGGCTCAGTTGCAAATTCATGAGTTCTTTTCCATTCACCTATGTATCCTGTCACGGGAGGGATTTCGTTATTGGTCCAGCTTCCCATAGAATCGAATGGTTTGCTAAATTGCATCACAAAATGAATTGTATAAAGTTGTTCCAATGAATAACCTGTGAAAGCGTTAAAATAAGTAGCATAACCTTCGATTTGATTATTGGAAACTTTAGTAATTTTTGCTTCTTTCAAATTATGAGGATATTCATTTGGCGTAAACATGTCCACTATAATTCGTGCCGAATCAGACTGTGGAAAAGTATAGCGCTGCAAAGAAGCGCGACGGGTAGCCGTAATTTCGGCTTTAATTTTCGTATCGGTCATAAAAACGCTGTATTTTCCAATTTTCGCCGATTCCAATTTTTTATCAATACGAGAACGGTAACCCGAATCGGGATTTTTCTCCGTTCCAGTATTCACCTGTAATTTTCCCGTTGTTGGCATGGTCAGTAATCCGCACATTGTCCAATCCGAAAAATGACTGAAACCCATGATATTTTCAACCGTATATTCGTAACCTGATTTCCATGTTTCATCCTGATTGTCGGGAGCTATTTGCACCATTGACAAAGGCAGAGAGGGGCCGGGTTTAAACATCCAGCGTGAATTTCCGGTTCCTATTAATCCGTCAACATAGTCGGATACAGTTTGCAATGGCTGTTTAGAACGAATAATAGTACCCGAATAAACTGTTTTGTTTTCAGATTTTATCACAACAGAAGCTGGAACTTTTTGGTTCCCAACAATTGCCGGCATCGGAATTTCGATGATGCTGTTTCCTGTTTCAATTTTTTTCGAAACCGAAGGCAGTCCATTTATTGACACTTCAATTGTGGCATCTTTATCCATTTGGACAATATCAACCAAAAGTGGCTGGATACGCTTTTTTTCTTTATTTATTTCAAAAGGAGCCGCTTTTGCCGAAAGAATTAATGACGAAGTTGCTGTTTCCAAATCGATTTTTTTTCCTTCCATTCGGATGTCATCAAAAACAGCCCAATTACCTTCGACAATTCCCATTTGGATTATGTTCAAGCCTTTTTTCAGCCATTCCCCTTTTATTTCAAAAGTAACACTTGCTCTTTTTCCATCTGATTCCTTTTCTGTCAGGGCTTTTCCATTTCCGGAAGGCAACTTAATTTCCTGACGGTGACCGTTTACCTCAACTCTCAGAGTTGGCGAATTATTTTTGTTTACATCGACAAAATCCAAAACCAATTTATAAACTGATTTCGTATCCAATTGTTTGGCATTAAAAGTAATTCTAGGGAAATGACGTGGGTAAAATCCAGCCCAATAACCACCTCCTGCCCAACCATCCAAAGGTCCTGGCAGAACATAAGCCCAATTCTTTTCGGGAGTTGAATATCCTACTGAGTAAATACTTTTCTCTCCACCGAAACTTGCCAAATAATTGTCTTTTCCGGCTGGAGCCAATGCAAATTCTGTAGCACTATTGTCTTGTTTACCAATTTGCCAAAGCACATTTTGCGAATAACCTTTTACAACAAACAAAAAGAAAAAAACTGTAAAAACATTTAACTTCATAATATAATCTTTTAGCGATAATTCCCAGAAATTTTCACTTTGATACTTTATAATACCATCCGGGAAAGACAAATATACGGTTTGCTCAATAATCTCCTAATTTAATTTTTGACAAGATTTTGTATTTGTTTTTCAATATCCGTAACTTGTTTTTCAGCTTCAGGTAATGGAAGACCGACATTCATGCCTGGTCGTTTGTGTCCCGTAAATGTTAAATAAGCATCTTTCCTGATGGCCTGTTCTTTCTCTATTAATTGAAAAATGGAATCCCCGTTTTTATATCCTGATAAAACCTCTTTCATATCTGAAGCAGTTGCAACCTTTGTTTCACCCAAATTTAAAAGAATCTGTTTTGCTATAATAAAATGTCCAAGATTGTCTGGATGTATACCATCTGCAGCAAACTTAAACGTTGCATCCTTAATACGTTGATCTTCTAAATATTTTTTCATTGGCCAATGAATATCAATCACGTTCCAATTATTGGTATAGCGATTACTAATTACCCAATCTGAATAAATATCCAACACATTGGCATAGGCTTTCCCTTTTCGCTCATCATAGACAGGAGGTGTAACGTGTATTATGGCAGCACCAGATTGTACTACCTGTTCATGTAACCAATTTATTCCTTCTTGGTATTTTTGAAATCTCTCATTGTCAAAAGGGAGATAAATACCATCATTCATTCCATAACATGCAAATACTAAATCGGGTTTTAATTTATTTAAAACACGATCCAGACGTTCGTGTAAATCAGGGCGAGGAAATTTCCCTCCAGCATGATCAGGTTCAGATAAACCAGAAACTGTTTCACTAGGCAAACCCACATTAATTATTTCGAAATGCCTTTCGGGATATTGTAGACGAAGGTAAGCGTCTATACAGGATACATAATAACCTGCATAAGTAATACTATTTCCTAAAACAACGATTTTCTTTACATTGGCCGGAATAGCATAAGGCTGAGCCAAACATTGATTTTGAATTCCTAAAAAAAGAATTATCATTAAAAAGAAACGTTTCATATTATTAGAAGTTTAGTTTTTTTATTATGAATAAATTAGACGGAGAGCATCTACTTTTTGATCCAAAAAACACAAAAATTAGTATCAATAGTTTTTAATATTCAACGTGATAATCCTTCTTAAACGGTTGGCTGCTCCATGCTTTTTTTGAAGTCCAGTCAGAAGCTGGATCCGTCCAGAATTGATTATCGGCCGGCAAGCCCAGCGGTAAAAATCCTAATGTAGCCATGTATAAACTTCCGGTTGAAGTATATACATCTGCAATCAAAGGTTGCGAACCACAAAAACCTAATACCAACCAACCATTGCTGTCAAAATTATTGCATTGATCATACATACGATGCATCACTGCGCTTATAGCGCAACGAACCTGTGCGGGCTTAATGTATTCAGGCAGTTTTTCCATTAATGCCACTTGTCCCAACGCCTGAAATGCAGCAGTACGGTAGGTGCTGGAACGACCAAATGCCGGATAAGTTCCTTCGGGACTAATAAAACGCTCTGTAAATTCAGAATAACGAATCATGCGTTTCAAAGCGAGCGCATAATCCTCCTCTTTAACCTTGTCTTTTGTTGCCAATACTTTATAAAAATCAACAAGCATTGGGTGAATAACATAACTATTGTAATAATCGAGGCTAAAGCTAGGCCCATCACTATACCATCCATCTCCTACATACCATTCCGTAATTTTCTTTTGTGCGTATTGAAGACGTACTGGATCAGCTTGTTCGCCAATACTCATTAAAAAAGCTTCGTTGATACCTGCAAACAGCAGCCAATTATTGTAAGCACCTGTTCTGGTACGAAGCGCTTTAAACTCTTCGGCCACTCTTTTCTTGGTTACAGAATCCAAAGGTTCCCATAATGCTTTTGGTGCTCTTAAAAATGCTTGAGCCATATAAGCAGCATCAACAATGGGTTGATTTTCTGTTCTAAAATTCAAATAATCGGGATTAGAAGGATCTACTCCATTAGCAATACCTTTCAACAAAGCGGTACGCAACTCTTTACGCATCTTTCCTTCCTTAGTATTATCATCTGGCAAAGCCAACCATGGAGCCACTCCGGCCATAGTACGGCCAACGGCTTCTAGGTATGTTACTTTTTCAGCATTCAATCCATAATCAGAATTCTTTTCTATTGGCATATTTTTCTTTAACGTACTATTCGCCAAATTGAGTATTACTGGCGAAGCCATTTTATACAACAAATTACTCCAATATTCTCGATCCTGCTGTCCAGTTATTACCGCCGTTTTAGACACTTTGCTCTTTTGGGCATTTGCATTATAATTAAATATCCCACCTAAAAAAAGGAAGGAGAATAAGAAAGCGATTATTTGTTTGTTCATTTTGATATTGTTAAATTAATATTTTACAACAATTTAAAGCATTTCCGAATTCACCATCAAAGAAGAATCTAATTACATTAGAAACTTAGTTTTTGCACCACCGGTTTTCCCGACAATTTTCCCTGTGGCAATTCGAACACAAGTGATTTATTGTTGATGGTAACCGTAATTTGTTTCAGGTCTTTGTTCATTTGCGGATCCTGAACCGTAGCTACATATTCATTGCCTTTCAATTCTATTTGTACAATACAGGGATTGGAAACAGAAACATTAACCCCTTGTTGATTAAACACAGCGTTCCCATCATAAAAAACAGCCTGATACAATTTGTTATCCAATGATTTTACTGCCTGTATTGACGTATCGTTTTGCAATACAACAAATGGCAATGTTGCAGTCGGGTTCTCTTTTCCGCAATATACTACATAACCGTAAGTATCATTTTTAACCTCACGACCATGATCTATCCAAAGTCTAAAAATATCTACACTGGAGGGTAAATCTTTTACTGATTTATTAGTAACATTCATTTTTATCCAATCAGCTTTTTTTGTTTCGCAAGTATAATAGGCACTCTTGCTATATTGTGGCAAAACAGTATAAGCAAATTTATCCTGTTGCTTTACCCAAACAGGCTGACCTTTATCAAAAAAGGATTGAACACCTGGTTTCACTTTTTGCCATGAATCATTTTCGAATACTAGTACATCATTCTCTCTGGCCGTTTGATCAATGGTGGTGCGAATTGTTCCTTCCATTTCAGGACGAAGATTATTGACGCCAGCTCCCAAAGCAATCAGATAATCGCCCTGCATAAAATAGGCTTTATGCGCCTGTACTCCATAAATACATTCGTTTGCATTTTTATTATTCCCTTTATCGTTCACACCCTCTTTGTCTGAAGCGTTCTCTTTTTCAAAAACAAAACCAGCCACCGCATTTTCTCCTCCAGAAGTAGCAGCTCCAGCAAAATTAAATTTGCTGTTATACCCTCTCCAGTTGGTAACCGGTTTGATTTTGTCCATTCCTTCACGGGCGGTAACGCCGGGAGAAGCAGTAATATCCCAACCTCCATAAACACTTTTATATTCTGAACCATTGCGCTGGAAAAAAGTCATCCCGTCGCAGTCGAAGAAATTGTAAGCATCTGCAAAATCCGGGGCACTTTCAATTCCATCGCACCTGCTAGAAGCCATGTTTACCATAATGTGATAATCGGGGTTCTTCTTCATCAGGTCGTCGTTATTAAAAAACCATCGAGTACCGCTATAAGCACCACCTTCAAATTGTGGCATATTAATAACTTTTGTTTTAGCTTCCTGTATGAATTGTTCTATTTCTTTTTGTTCGGAATCTGTAAAGGAAGTTTTCCAGTCATTCATCAAACTTTCTGCCAAGCCCAAAGAAGGAATAGTACCACTTCCTCCTTTCATATAGAACGAACCCCTGCCCAAACAAGGCAATTCATACCCTTTGTAGTGATACCAACTACCTCCCCTGAAAAAATTGATTAAGGTTTCTTTATTTTCGGGTATTAATTTCTTTTCCCAAGGAGAACCTTTCAACATCACCAACATCTTCAAAGCATTGTTTCCCCCATCGATGGGATAACCCCAGACCAAACTCTGCTTACCATGTCCCCATCCGGCGCCATCGGCAGTAAATCCTTCTATCCAAAACGATTCATTATAAGTTGCTTGGGAAGTCTGACTGATACCTCTTTGACAGACTTCGGACAACAAATCAATCATGGGAATTGACTTGTACATAAATGCTGTAGGCAATAATGAACGATATGCCAGCGCATTCCCTCCTACCCACCAAACATGGTTGCGGAAACGCTCAATCTGCGCCACGTTGTTATCAGTTGCATCGTTGCGGAAAGGCTGTGTCCAGCTCTGCAAGGCCAGTTCTTTCAATAATACACAGGCATCTTTCTGTAATGGATTCTTGCTCTTACCAGCTTCTACCTCATCCATTTGCTTCAGCAACGAAAAATAAATATTCACTGCCGCCGTAGGAATAAGAAAACAAGAGGCGTGAAACCTCGGAGCTGTATTATTACGGCCTGTTTCCAGATTACCATAGCGAATAATGGCTTTGTAAAATTTATCAGCCAACGCCTCTTTTTCTTTCATTTGACCAAGACGATATGCATCAGCAATTTTCCAAAGGCGGTCAATTGCTTCTGATACCACAGGAGCAATCACTTCCCTTTGCAGTTCCCCTTTGTTAAGCAATATTTTTTCATCTACAATCCTCTTTTCCTGCGATGCCAAATCGGTAAATTGACCATCTTCGCCAAGCAAGGCAAGACATTCCTGACTGCTTTTTTTCATTTCATTCGCCAGTTGAGCATAACGATAAGGAGACTTATTGAAACCCTCTCGATACTTTTTTATAGAGACTTCTTTTTCCGCATCCTTAACCGTCGTGGCTAGCGTCGAATATTTTACATAATTGTCATAAGCCACTTTACGCTCTGCTTCTTGTGCTTGGCCACTAAGGACAACATTCATTGCGCATAAAACAAAAAACAGTTTTTTCATATTAATTTACTTATTACAATTCTTTTAATCTAACCCATTGGGTGTAATTATTTCAACACATAAAAACATAGATTCGGTACGCTCAAAAGTAGGCGTTTCACTTATTTAAAATACACATAGCTCACTATGTGAAAGAAATGTTTTTCTTTTTTAGGATTCCTTTTTTTAATGAAATCTATGTTTCTATGTGTTTAAAAAAAAATCATGAATTATATTTAATGGGTTACAATTCTTTTAATCTATTTTTTTGATACCAATGTAAATTTATTGGTAACACCATCCACACTATTTCCTCCAACAAATATTTCAAAATCACCGGCATCTACTTTTGGTTTTAGATTTTCATCCAAATAGCTCAAATCAGATGAATTTAATGTAAAAGTTACAGTTTGTGTCCCTCCAGCTGGAATACTTACACGTTGAAACGCCCTCAACTGTCTAGGTGCTTGGGTAATATGCTTAGTATGCAAATTCGTAAAATATAATTGTACTATTTCGTCTCCATCTCTACTGCCTGTATTGGTAATATTTACAGACAATTCTATCTTTTCATCTATTGAAAATTTATCTTTTGCAAATTTGATTCCTCCATATTGAAACGTGGTATAAGACAATCCGAAACCGAAAGGATATAAACAGTAATATCTATCTTTAGAAACAATTCCATTGACTTTAGTTTCTGGATACTCCGCAACACTTCCTTCCCTTCCATAAGGACGAGTAATTTGTGTCAATGGAATCTGCCCTGTATGTCTTGGTATAGTTACGGTAGTCTTACCCGATGGGTTCACTTTCCCCGCCAATATTTCGGCAAGAGCATTACCTCCTTCTTCTCCAGCAGGAAACATTTGCAAAACGGCATCCACTTTATCAATCCAGTTTAACATAGTTACAGGTCGGCTATCATCCAACACAACAATAACAGGTTTGCCCAAACTGCTGATTGTTTTTATAAGTTCTTCTTGAACACCCATCAAGTTTAAATCGATTCGGTCTTGCGATTCACCACCAGTCACACTATATTGTCCTCCCATCACCAATACGGTTATATCTGATTGTTTTGCAATATTGACAGCCTCATCAAAACCAGTTTTATCAGTACCGGTAAGTGTACAACCTTTCGCATAACGAATAGTGGCTGTTGAACCAAAAATATTTTTTATTCCATCTACAGGACTTACACTAGGCACTCCGGCTGATGAATATCCTCCTAATTGAGCCACATTGGCATTGGGTCCGATAACAGCTATACTCTTAGCTGTCGCTGCGATTGGCAATACATTGTTTTTATTTTTCAACAATACAATACTTTCTTCTGCTGCTTTTTTTGCCAATGCTCTAAACTCAGGAGCATTACATAATTTGGTAGCCTGAGTGGTATCCTCAATATACGGATGTTCGAACAGTCCCATCTCAAATTTTACACGCAGAATTCGTTTTACGCTTTCATCAATTACCGATTGGTCAATATTTCCTTTTTTAACCTCATCTACTAATTCTACATAAGCTTTGTATCTAGGTAAATCAACATCCAAACCTGCCTTGGCACATATCACAGCTGCCTCTCCCTTTGATTCCGCTATTTTGTGCATGCCCATGGTATGAACTACTCCACTCCAATCCGACACTGTATAGCCTGTAAACCCCCATTCTTTCCTCAATATATCGGTAAGCAGCCATTTATTGGCATGGCAGGGTACTCCATCTATAGCGTTGTAGGCAGCCATTAACGATTTTGCATGGGCTTCGGTTACAGCAGCTTTATAAGGAACCAAATGAATTTCTCTTAGTTCTCTTTCGCTCAATGAAACATTAGCTGCATCCAACCCATTGGAAGGCACAAAATTTGCAGCAAAGTGTTTTGGCGTGCAGATAACTCCATTTTGTTGTACATTCTTGATAAATTCAACAGCAAAACGGGAAGCCAAATAAGGATCTTCCCCATACGTTTCTTCCATTCTCCCATGACGTGGATCCCTTGCCAAATCAAGTACCGGGCTCAATGCCTGTCTTATACCTCGACTATAAGCTTCTTTTCCGATGGCATCTGTTATTTTTTTCATGAGTGGTAAGTCCCATGTACAAGAAAGTGCAATAGACTGAGGGTAAGTAGTAGCACCAAAACCTTTTACTCCATGCAAAGCCTCATCATTTATAAGAGTAGGAATACCTAATCTTGTTTCTTCAACGGCAACTTTTTGAATTTCATTGACCGTTTTAACTCCTTTCGCAGCATCCATATCGGTTGTAGGACAACTAATATGACCCGTACCGTGGGATTTCATTTGCTGACGGATATAATCGATGGAGTATACCCCACTGCTTTTGAATATTTCGTCTCCATCTCCCAAACGCAAAGCACACATTTGGTATACTTTTTCTTCGAGAGTCATTCGGGCAATTAGATCGTTTACTCGCTTCTCAACTGGAAGAGCAGGGTTCTTATAAGGTAAAATTTTACCTTCAGACTTTGTTTGTGCAGTAACCACTCCGCTAAAAAGCAAAGAAACAATAACTGCTGACAATGCAATTGGTGATGAAAATTTCATTTTATTGTTTTTTAGTATTGAATTAATTATTAATAGTTTTTACTTCTAATTATTTTACCTCCCCTTCTTTGCAGTCGTCACACTGAAGCTGTGCACTGAAAGGAAATCTTTTTCTTTATTTTGACCATACTTTAATCTCTCCATTAACTGGCGTTTCAAAAGGTCCTGGAAATGGATCTTTCTCATTTCTCTTTTTGCCAAGATAATCTTTATTTACTATTAAAGGCGAGCCATCAGCATTTTCGTAAGCACAACCTGAAACTTTTGCTTTCCCAAGAAATGCTGTGGTAATTACTTTTCGGTTCTCTTTATTTTTCCAGTTTTCTTTTTCTGATAAAGAAAGATACCAACCGTCTTTTTTCTCTACTATTTTCATATTGGTATCAAAACCAGTATCCAACAAGGGGTTCACTTCTAATTTACAAGCTAATGTGCCCTTGGTATATACATTCCCTCCTAAAAATGAAACCGCACCCATTTTATCTACTCGATTAAGATTGCCTCCACCTATAAATAAATTATTGTAAAATCGGCCGTCACCACTATCTCCATTATCGTCACTATCCGAAGGATAAAAGCTGGCTATTGCTGTAGAATGCGGTACCAGAACAGGTGTTACACGTCGTCCATCATTAACATAGTACGAAATATTACCAGCAATAATGTTGTGGACAAATGCGATTCCTTGTGAAGCTACATCGAACCCTTTTGCTGACAAGAATAAATTATTTGCCAAAAGCATAGGCCCGTGTTGCATTTCTAGAGAACCATCCCCTCTATTATCATGTAGCAGGTTTCCTGTTACCTGTACCCCCTGACACATCCAGTCCAACCAAAGACCAAGAAATCCGCATCGATAAATGTGATTGTTGCTGATGGTTACATCTACTGCACCATGAAACTTAATACCGGCCTGTTCCCAACCAGAATACAACCTCTCCACATGTATATCATGAATCTCATTACCTGTTATGGTGCTGAATGCACAACCAAGACTACCAACAATACCAACCTGCTCACAATGATGGATATGATTGTTACGAACAATATGACTACCCACCTTATCTTTGCTCCAGCCATCTTTTATAGCCCTAAGCACACAATCTGTATAAGGATCTGCAGCGCCACCATCGTTGGTATTATCAAACTTATCACCATACTTTCCAAGTGCAATTCCTGCGCATTTCGAATAACTAACTTCATTATTCTCAATAATCCAACCTTTGTTCCAATACGCTGAGATTATTCCAATCTGTCCAGCACTAGGTGGTGCCCAAGGTGTGGCTGCGTTACGCATATCAAAGCCACTAACGGTAATATAATTCATTCCAGTTTTTTCGGGTGTAAACACAGTTTGACGCACATTGATTTCTACATTTTGTTCATTTGGATTTATGCCCGGAAATTGTGCCCAAATGGTGGTATTATCTAGCGTTACATTGCAGCTCCATACTGGCTTACTGTTTGTATCCGAAAACAAATCAGACCAATGTGCTGCCTCATTTAACCAATGCCCATTTAGATAAACTGCACCTGTATGGTGTTTCCGGGTCATCGTTGCAGGAAGCACAATGGCTTTGTTCTTGCTATCTCGACCATCTGGTGTAAACCAGTCGCCATGAATCAAATCTTCATAAGGATTGAATTTATCAAAGAAGGAATTAGGCAGGGTTACTTTCCAAACGTTGTTGCTTACAAGCGTCCATCCTTTTACGATTTCAGAACCTGTAATGATCACCTTTTCGCCCGATGCAGCTCTATACACAATACGTTTTGTATTCGATTCTCCACCTCTAGGAGGAGTTACTCTCTCCCGATAAGTTCCTCCATGTACCGTAATAATATCCCCAGGCATTGCTTTGTTGGCCGCAGCCATAATGGTTTTAAAGGGTTTAGACGAAGAGCCATCACCCCCATCGTTACCATTTACAGACACATGAAATTCTTTACCAAGAGCCTCTGTATTATTGCTTTTAGTTTTTATATCATTCTTAAAACCATTCTGTGCAAATAAACTAGTACACAGAATACAAGTTAAAATGGAAATAAAATTTCTTAAATTAGCCTTTTTCATTTTATAGTTATTATTTTATATGACTTTTATTTTTTATTTATTCATTAGCTCTTGTGACAATTGTCTATTTCTTAAAAGGCACCACAACATTCCATGAGTGCGTACCATATTCAAAACCACCCGGGCCATCCATCGTGGCAAAAAAGAAATAAACCGGTTTACCATTTTCAAAATAGATAAAAGGTCTTTCCAGTTGTCCCATCGTTTCTGTTTTCCCATCATTGTAACGAAGTGTTCGGGAATAGGCTTTAGGTGAATCTGCAACAGTCCATTGAATAGCATCTTTTGAATTGGCTAATACTCCTGCG belongs to Flavobacterium gilvum and includes:
- a CDS encoding GH92 family glycosyl hydrolase, encoding MKLNVFTVFFFLFVVKGYSQNVLWQIGKQDNSATEFALAPAGKDNYLASFGGEKSIYSVGYSTPEKNWAYVLPGPLDGWAGGGYWAGFYPRHFPRITFNAKQLDTKSVYKLVLDFVDVNKNNSPTLRVEVNGHRQEIKLPSGNGKALTEKESDGKRASVTFEIKGEWLKKGLNIIQMGIVEGNWAVFDDIRMEGKKIDLETATSSLILSAKAAPFEINKEKKRIQPLLVDIVQMDKDATIEVSINGLPSVSKKIETGNSIIEIPMPAIVGNQKVPASVVIKSENKTVYSGTIIRSKQPLQTVSDYVDGLIGTGNSRWMFKPGPSLPLSMVQIAPDNQDETWKSGYEYTVENIMGFSHFSDWTMCGLLTMPTTGKLQVNTGTEKNPDSGYRSRIDKKLESAKIGKYSVFMTDTKIKAEITATRRASLQRYTFPQSDSARIIVDMFTPNEYPHNLKEAKITKVSNNQIEGYATYFNAFTGYSLEQLYTIHFVMQFSKPFDSMGSWTNNEIPPVTGYIGEWKRTHEFATEPKIQMNTASVEGKGDLGVFLNFKTKKGETIEVRTGVSLVDLAGAKNNLQKEITEPFGWDFEKVVQNARTIWNDYLGRVQIETDDYLQKVKFYTNMYRALSAKAIWSDIDGRFVDENEKICQLKNPDDCIVSGEYWNTFWNNQQLFNLVTPEISSKWARSAIELYKNSGWMNTDPAGVEHTGVMVATHGVSQVMGAWQSGIRDFDLNIAFEGFKKMLTTKPQKYEGGGTVGVEDIEAYMKYGYVPLKIGSASNTMEYAYDDYCLSQMALALNKKEDCDYFLKRSENWKNIFDAATGFARPKDKDGNWLTPFDPYHTPGFVEGNSFNYTWFVPHNPTELVNEMGKDRFVSRLNEAMEKSALANFNASGDNFSAFPINHGNEPAMEVSYLFNWAGQPWLTQKWARAIQEQYYGTTPYDAYPGDEDLGQMSSWYVMSAIGLFQMDGGCSATPIYEIGSPRFENTTVYFGGKYNRGDKLIIEAKNASKENKYIQWAKWNGQSISDFRILQSDILKGGKLELEMGREPNKSWGTKP
- a CDS encoding SGNH/GDSL hydrolase family protein; translated protein: MKRFFLMIILFLGIQNQCLAQPYAIPANVKKIVVLGNSITYAGYYVSCIDAYLRLQYPERHFEIINVGLPSETVSGLSEPDHAGGKFPRPDLHERLDRVLNKLKPDLVFACYGMNDGIYLPFDNERFQKYQEGINWLHEQVVQSGAAIIHVTPPVYDERKGKAYANVLDIYSDWVISNRYTNNWNVIDIHWPMKKYLEDQRIKDATFKFAADGIHPDNLGHFIIAKQILLNLGETKVATASDMKEVLSGYKNGDSIFQLIEKEQAIRKDAYLTFTGHKRPGMNVGLPLPEAEKQVTDIEKQIQNLVKN
- a CDS encoding DUF2264 domain-containing protein codes for the protein MNKQIIAFLFSFLFLGGIFNYNANAQKSKVSKTAVITGQQDREYWSNLLYKMASPVILNLANSTLKKNMPIEKNSDYGLNAEKVTYLEAVGRTMAGVAPWLALPDDNTKEGKMRKELRTALLKGIANGVDPSNPDYLNFRTENQPIVDAAYMAQAFLRAPKALWEPLDSVTKKRVAEEFKALRTRTGAYNNWLLFAGINEAFLMSIGEQADPVRLQYAQKKITEWYVGDGWYSDGPSFSLDYYNSYVIHPMLVDFYKVLATKDKVKEEDYALALKRMIRYSEFTERFISPEGTYPAFGRSSTYRTAAFQALGQVALMEKLPEYIKPAQVRCAISAVMHRMYDQCNNFDSNGWLVLGFCGSQPLIADVYTSTGSLYMATLGFLPLGLPADNQFWTDPASDWTSKKAWSSQPFKKDYHVEY
- a CDS encoding polysaccharide lyase family 8 super-sandwich domain-containing protein, with translation MKKLFFVLCAMNVVLSGQAQEAERKVAYDNYVKYSTLATTVKDAEKEVSIKKYREGFNKSPYRYAQLANEMKKSSQECLALLGEDGQFTDLASQEKRIVDEKILLNKGELQREVIAPVVSEAIDRLWKIADAYRLGQMKEKEALADKFYKAIIRYGNLETGRNNTAPRFHASCFLIPTAAVNIYFSLLKQMDEVEAGKSKNPLQKDACVLLKELALQSWTQPFRNDATDNNVAQIERFRNHVWWVGGNALAYRSLLPTAFMYKSIPMIDLLSEVCQRGISQTSQATYNESFWIEGFTADGAGWGHGKQSLVWGYPIDGGNNALKMLVMLKGSPWEKKLIPENKETLINFFRGGSWYHYKGYELPCLGRGSFYMKGGSGTIPSLGLAESLMNDWKTSFTDSEQKEIEQFIQEAKTKVINMPQFEGGAYSGTRWFFNNDDLMKKNPDYHIMVNMASSRCDGIESAPDFADAYNFFDCDGMTFFQRNGSEYKSVYGGWDITASPGVTAREGMDKIKPVTNWRGYNSKFNFAGAATSGGENAVAGFVFEKENASDKEGVNDKGNNKNANECIYGVQAHKAYFMQGDYLIALGAGVNNLRPEMEGTIRTTIDQTARENDVLVFENDSWQKVKPGVQSFFDKGQPVWVKQQDKFAYTVLPQYSKSAYYTCETKKADWIKMNVTNKSVKDLPSSVDIFRLWIDHGREVKNDTYGYVVYCGKENPTATLPFVVLQNDTSIQAVKSLDNKLYQAVFYDGNAVFNQQGVNVSVSNPCIVQIELKGNEYVATVQDPQMNKDLKQITVTINNKSLVFELPQGKLSGKPVVQKLSF